One genomic window of Onychostoma macrolepis isolate SWU-2019 chromosome 25, ASM1243209v1, whole genome shotgun sequence includes the following:
- the LOC131534046 gene encoding uncharacterized protein LOC131534046 — translation MPRTPSNVWIHFISANVEGKAVYSCKYCAKTYVKNATKMQQHIAKCPKFSQSSKQATPDKSSSASIRCENDSDSDTLSSAHGHSGIRGFFDSMDEHSQRNADECFARAMYATGSPLMLTANVYWKRFLNVLRPAYTPPTRHALSTHLLDREFNRVQAKAKQTIDKADCISIISDGWSNVRGQGIINYIVTTPQPVFYKSTDTKDNRHTGTYIADELKAVINDLGPEKVFALVTDNAANMKVAWAHVKETYPHITTIGCAAHALILLLKDIMALNTMNTLYKTVKQVVKYVKGKQVASAIYLSKQKEKHKSTTLKLPSITRWGGVVFMYDSLLDGKESLQEMAISQTAAIESAIKRSLLDDMFWERVTSSLRILKPIAAAIAKIEGDTAILSDVKYLFAELKEEIQTVLPASLLLQAEETAVVKSLEKHQEFCMKPIHAAAYVLDPKYEKSILSVEEISSAYAVITAMSHRLGLDEGKVLGSLAKYRTKQGLWEWDGIWQSCQHISASTWWKGLCGSEALAPVAAVILQIPPASATSERNWSLFGNIHTKVGNRLTNASVEKLVAIRANLRLFEPDTEPSSTRLDSYTKGEDKSDVEEADMEDVDEVQEEANEA, via the coding sequence ATGCCACGCACACCATCTAATGTGTGGATACATTTCATCTCAGCCAATGTGGAAGGAAAGGCTGTGTACAGTTGCAAATACTGTGCAAAGACCTATGTTAAGAATGCCACAAAGATGCAGCAGCATATAGCCAAGTGCCCAAAGTTTTCCCAGAGCTCAAAACAAGCAACCCCAGACAAGAGTTCATCTGCTTCCATTCGATGTGAAAATGATTCAGATTCAGACACCCTCTCGTCAGCTCATGGTCACTCTGGAATCAGAGGATTTTTTGACTCAATGGATGAACATAGCCAGAGAAATGCTGATGAATGTTTTGCTCGAGCAATGTATGCGACTGGCTCACCTCTGATGCTCACAGCCAATGTCTATTGGAAGAGATTCCTGAATGTTCTTCGCCCCGCATACACACCTCCCACCAGACATGCTTTATCTACTCATTTGCTGGATAGAGAGTTCAACAGAGTGCAAGCAAAGGCCAAGCAAACCATTGATAAAGCAGACTGCATTTCCATCATCTCTGATGGGTGGTCAAATGTCCGGGGACAAGGAATTATCAACTACATTGTCACCACCCCTCAACCAGTTTTCTATAAGAGCACAGACACAAAGGACAACAGACACACAGGTACCTACATCGCTGATGAGCTGAAAGCAGTCATCAATGATCTTGGACCTGAGAAGGTTTTTGCACTTGTAACTGACAATGCTGCAAACATGAAGGTTGCTTGGGCACACGTGAAGGAGACCTACCCTCACATAACAACAATTGGCTGTGCTGCCCATGCTCTTATTCTTCTCCTtaaggacatcatggcactgaATACAATGAACACACTTTACAAGACAGTGAAGCAAGTAGTGAAATATGTGAAGGGCAAACAGGTAGCCTCAGCAATCTACCTCTCtaagcaaaaagaaaaacacaagagcACCACACTGAAGCTCCCCAGCATCACTCGATGGGGTGGGGTTGTCTTCATGTACGACAGTCTGCTAGACGGGAAGGAGTCTTTGCAAGAGATGGCCATATCCCAGACTGCAGCCATTGAAAGTGCCATCAAGAGAAGCCTGTTAGATGATATGTTCTGGGAAAGAGTGACTAGCAGCCTGAGAATCCTCAAACCAATAGCAGCAGCTATTGCCAAGATAGAAGGTGATACTGCCATCTTGTCAGATGTTAAATATCTGTTTGCTGAGCTCaaagaagaaatacaaactGTCCTGCCCGCCTCCCTGCTGCTGCAAGCAGAGGAAACTGCAGTGGTCAAATCACTTGAGAAGCACCAAGAGTTCTGCATGAAACCAATACACGCAGCAGCATACGTGCTGGACCCAAAGTATGAGAAAAGCATACTCTCTGTTGAAGAGATCAGCAGTGCTTACGCCGTTATTACTGCCATGTCTCACCGTCTTGGTCTTGATGAAGGCAAAGTTCTCGGCAGTCTAGCAAAGTACCGTACCAAGCAAGGCCTTTGGGAATGGGATGGGATATGGCAATCATGCCAGCACATATCTGCATCTACCTGGTGGAAAGGACTTTGTGGATCTGAGGCCCTTGCACCTGTAGCAGCTGTCATCCTTCAAATCCCACCAGCATCAGCCACCTCTGAGCGCAACTGGTCACTGTTTGGGAACATACACACAAAGGTTGGCAACAGGCTCACGAATGCTAGCGTTGAGAAACTGGTGGCCATCCGGGCAAACCTACGGCTCTTTGAGCCTGACACAGAGCCATCCTCGACAA